TCCGTTCTTCGTCGCGCTCGCGGGCTGGATCGGCATCTACGCGCTGTTCCTGATCATCAAGCCGGTGTCCCGACGGGCGATCACCGCCCTCCACTCGCCGGTGAAGATCACGCTCGCGGGCTGGCTCACGCCGGGCCTGCTCGGCGCTGTGCAGATGATCGGGCTGTTCGCGATCGTCGCGGGAGCCCTCGGCTTCGGCATCCACAACCCGCTCGGGATGTTCGGGATGATGGCGCTGGCGTCGGTGACGTTCGCCGCGATCATCCTCGCGCTCAACGTCTGGCTGGGCAGCGTCGGGCAGTTCCTCGGGCTCGTGCTCATGGTGCTGCAGCTCGTCACCGCGGGAGGCACGTTCCCGTGGCAGACGCTGCCCGGTCCGCTCGCGGCGCTCCACCACGTGCTGCCGATGTCGTATGCCGTGGACGGCATACGCCAGCTCATGTACGGCGGCAACCCCGCGACGGCCTGGGCGGACGCGGGTGTGCTCGCGGTGTGGATGCTGATCGCGCTGCTGGTGTCGGCGATCGGGGTGACGCGGATGACGCACTTCCGGACGCTGCGGGACCTGCGGCCATCGCTGATCGGCTGAGGCGCGGGGCGTCGGCGCGAGGCGTCGGCGCCCGGCGCTAGGGTGGGCGGCGTGACCGACCGACTCCGGATCCTCCACCTCAGCGACACCCACCTCTACGGCGACGGCCGCCTCCAGTACGGGCTGGTCGACACGCTCGCCGCGCTCGACCGTGTGCTCGCCCGCGCCGGCGAGTTGGAGGCAGTGGACCTGGTGGTGGTGTCGGGCGACCTGTCCGACGACGGGAGCGCGGCGTCGTACCGGCTGCTGCGGGGACGGCTGGAGCCGTGGGCCGCGGAGCGCGGAGCGGCGGTCGCGTACGCGATGGGGAACCACGACCTCCCCGACGCCTTCGAGGACGTGCTCGGGGAGCGGGAACGGGTCATCTCGGTGCGGGGTTTCCGGGTGGTGACCGTCGACACGACCGTCGCGCGGGCCGGTTACGGACTGGTCGGCGAGGAACGGCTCGTCCGGCTTCGGACGGTGCTCGCCGAGCCGAGCGCGAACGGGACGGTCGTGGTGCTGCACCATCCGCCGGTCCCGCCGACGACGGGGTTGTTCGAGACGCTGCGGCTGGTCGACCCTGCGCCCGTGCTCGACGTCTGCTCGGCGGGGGATGTGCGGCTGATCCTGGCCGGCCACTACCATCACGCGCTCGCCACCTCGGCGGGCGTCCGCGGCATCCCGGTCGTCGTCGCGCCGGCCGTCGCCAACACGACGGACGTGCTCTGGCCGCCGCCGCGGGAGCGGGCCGAGCGCGGGGCCGGATTCGCGCTGGTTGAGCTCTCCGGCGACGGCACGGTGCGTTCGCAGTTCGTGCGCGCGCCCGCCGCCGGTGACGGCGAGACGGTCTACGACCTCGACGCCGACGCGATAGCGCGGATCGCGGCGGACGCCGGCTGGAAGGGCGAGGCGTGAGCGGCGGCGCGGGCTACTCAGGGACTCCGCTCTGGAAGAAGCTCGGGCTCAAGCCGGGAATGCGCGCGCAGCTCCTGCACGCCGACCCCGGCTGGGCCGTCCCCGTGGAGGACGGCCCGGTGGACGTGGAGTGGCTCGCGGAAGGCTCCGTCGAGCCGGCCGGGCTGATCGTCGCGTTCTACCGGGAGGCTGCCGACTACGTCGCCGAGCTCGACGCGCTGGCGCCGCGCATCCACCCGGCCGGGATGATCTGGGCGGCCTGGCCGCGGAAGGCCGCCGGCCACGTCAGCGACATCGACGAGAACCTCATCCGCGACGCCGCGCTCGCCCGGGGTCTCGTGGACGTCAAAGTCGCCGCGATCTCCACCGACTGGTCCGCCCTCAAACTCGTCCACCGCCGCACAAACCGCTGACCCCCCCTCCCCGTCTCCGCCGAGGCGGCGCAAAGTGGGGCCGAAATCGCCGAGACGGCAGAGAATCCGCCGCCTCGATGCTGCTCAGGCGAAGGGGACGTGCTGGAGGACCCAGGCGTGCATGGCGACGGCGGCCGCGGCCGACGCGTTGATGGAGCGGGTGGAGCCGAACTGGGAGATCTCCACGACGACGTCGGCGGCTTCCAGGGCGGCGTCGGACAGGCCGGGGCCCTCCTGACCGAACAACAGCACGCACTCGCGCGGCAGCGCGTACGTCTCGATCAGCACCGAGCCCGGCACGTTGTCGACCGCGACGATCGGGAGGTCGGCCTCCCGCGCCCAGGCGACGAACGCGGCCACGTCGTCGTGGTGGACGACGTGCTGGTAGCGGTCGGTGACCATCGCGCCGCGCTTGTTCCAGCGGCGCCGGCCGATGATGTGCACCGTGTCCGCCGCGAACGCGTTGGCGCTGCGCACGATCGAGCCGATGTTCATGTCGTGCTGCCAGTTCTCGATCGCGACGTGGAACGGGTGGCGGTGCTGGTCCAGGTCGGCGACCACGGCCTCCATCCGCCAGTAGCGGTAGCGGTCGATCACGTTGCGGGTGTCGCCGTGGCGCAGCAGCTCGGGGTCGTACCGGTCGTCGTCCGGCCACTCGCCGGGCCAGGGGCCGACGCCGTGCGTACTCAGCTCGGCGGACGGCGGCAGGTCGCTCGGAAGCTCGCTCGGCTGCGGGGTCTCGGGACTCACCGACTCAGAGTAGCTGGAGCAGGGTTACGGCATCCCGACAGCGGACCGAAACCCTCCCGCAACCCCCGGGCAATATGCTGGGGTCGTCACTTCACCATCGGAAGGGGTCCTGCGTGGCGCGACGCGACGAGATCGAATGCTGGCTGACCGACATGGACGGCGTCCTCGTCCACGAGAACTCCGCGCTCCCCGGCGCGTCCGCGCTGATCCAGCAGTGGCGCGACCAGGGAACGCCCTTCCTGGTGCTCACCAACAACTCGATCTACACCCCGCGCGACCTCGCGGCCCGGCTGCGCGCCTCCGGCCTCGACGTGCCGGAGGAGTCGATCTGGACCTCCGCGCTGGCGACGGCCGACTTCCTGAAGTCGCAGAAGCCCGGAGGCAGCGCCTACGTCATCGGCGAGGCCGGGCTCACGACCGCACTGCACGAGGCGGGCTTCATCATGACCGACACGAACCCGGATTACGTGGTCGTCGGCGAGACCCGCAGCTACTCGTTCGACGCCATCACGAAGGCGGTCCGCCTGATCGGCGCCGGGGCGCGTTTCATCGCGACCAATCCGGACGCCACCGGCCCGAGCGCCGAAGGCCCGCTGCCGGCGACGGGCGCGGTCACGGCGATGATCACCAAGGCGACCGGCGGCATGGAGCCGTACGTGGTGGGCAAGCCCAACCCGATGATGTTCCGTTCGGCGCTCAACCGGATCGGCGCGCACTCCGAGAACACCGCGATGATCGGCGACCGGATGGACACCGACGTCGTCGCGGGCATCGAGGCCGGCCTCCACACGATCCTGGTGCTGACCGGGATCAGCGACCAGGCCGAGATCGACCGCTACCCGTTCCGTCCGGACGAGATCCTGTCCGGCGTGAAGGAGCTGGTCGAGCCGGTGCCGGTCGAGACGGATCTCTGAGTCACGAGGCCGGTCAGCCGGTCGGACCCGGTCCCGCCACCGAGGACGTCAACGGCTGGCCGCTGGAGCGGTTCGCGAAGCAGTAGTAGGACCGCTGTCCACTCGTCCACTGCGCCTCGGTCGCCGGGAACGCACCCTGGACCTGGAGGTCGGGGTACGCGGCGGCGGCGCTCAGGTCGATCACGCCTGACGCCGTGCACAGCGTGTTGATCTGCTGTGCGAGCGCGTCGGCGCCCGGGTACGGCGCGGCCGGGTCGGCGGAGACGAGGTTCGTGTAGACGAGCTGCGCGGAGTGCGCGGCCGTGCAGTCCACGACGGTGAAGGTCTCCGCCCACGGGTTCGTGTACGGCTGGACGCACTCGCCGCCGCCGAGCGTGTTCCACGCGTGGGTGCCGGGCCCGACCGCCGCGGCGGGCTTCGGGCTGACCGTGGGGGTCGGCGTGGGCGTGGGCGTCGGAGTCCTGGACGGGGTCGTGGACGACGAGGCCTTCGGAGCGGCGGCGGACGCGCCGAAGAGCGACGGGAGGCGGGTGCCGAGCGCGAACAGGCCGACCAGGACGAGCAGGACCGCCAGGACGCCGAGGATGAGGAAGAGGCGGCGGTTGGTGGGCGGGCTTCCGGAGGACGGCGGGGCGGGGGGTGTGGAGATGGGAGGTGCGGGGGTGGTGGAGGTGGGGGAGATCCAGGGGGTGGCGGTGGGCGTCGGCGACGCGGGAGCGGCAGCGGTCGGAGCGGCACCAGCGGGAGCGGCACCAGCGGGAGCGGCACCAGCGGGAGCGGCACCAGCGGGAGCGGCACCAGTGGCGGCCGAATCGGCTGTCGACGCAGGCTGAGCGTCACTGGGCGGCGGAGTCGTGTCGCGGGCTGCTGCGGCGCCGTCGAACGCGACGGTCGGCGTGTCGAGGGCGTCGAAGGCCACGGTCGGGGTCAGGAGGGCGTCGAATCCGCCCGTCCCGGAGCCGACCTGCGGACCCTCCAGCCCGGCCGAGGGCTCGTCGAACGTGAACCCTGCGGAGTCCTCCTGCGCGGGGGTGGCGTGATGGGCCGCTGCTTCGTGCCGCGGGAGCGCGTCGGGCTCCGGCTGAGGGTTCTGCTCCGGCTCGGCCGCGAGCTCGGGGAAGAGGATGGCATCTATCCCCAGGGCAGCCGCGGGGAGCAGCGCCTCGGCGCCCGGCGTCGGCGTCTGGTCGGCCGGCTGCGAGGGCTCGCCGGAGGGAGCGGGCGCGGGGTGCCCGGCCGGCTCGGCGGATGACGGCTCGACGCGCCCGGTGGGCTCGCCGAAGAGCGCCTGATCGAACGGCGCCGGCAGACCCTGGCCGGCGGCTTCCGGAGCCGGGCGCTGGGCCTGGTCGGCTTCCTCGTCGTGCGCGTCGTCGGACTCCTCGCCGATGCCGAAGTCGCCGAAGAGCGCGGCGATGCCGTCCTGCTCCTCGTCGTCCGGCACGTGGGCGGCGTCAGACGCGGGAAGGTCGGTCGGTCGCTCCGGTGCCGAGTCGGCGACAGGCGCGAAGACATCCGGTCCGGCAGCGGAGGCCGCGGCGAGCGCCTCCGCGTCGAACGGACTGGTCGCGGGGGACGGCGGCGCGCCGAGGACCGCCTCCGTCTGGGCGGCCCCATCGAACGCGGCGGGCGCGACGCCCGGCTCGCTGAGGGGAGGCGGAGTCGGAGTCGGAGCGGCATCGTGGCCGTCGCCGGTGCCACCGGCCGCCGACCAGGCGGCCGCCTGAGCCTCCGCCGCGGCCCGCGCTGCCGCGGCCTGCTCCTCGGCGCGGGCGCGCTCGTAGGCCTCCGCCTGGGCCTGGGCGTCGGCTCTGGCCTGTGCCTCAGCCTGAGCCTGAGCCTGGGCCTGCGCCTCTGCCTGCGCCTGCGCCTGCGCCTGCGCCTGAGCCTGCGCCTCTGCCTGGGCCCGCGCCTCTGCCTGCGCCTGAGCGTGCGCCTCTGCCTGGGCCTGCGCCTCTGCCTGCGCCTGAGCCTGAGCCTCCGCCTGGGCCTGCTCCTCAGCCTGTGCGCTCTCTTCCGCGTCAGCCTGCGCGTCGGCCTCCGCCTGGAGCGCGTCCTTGCGGGTCAGCGGCGCAGCCTGGATCGGGATGATGCCCGTGGTGTCCCCGAGCAGCGGGCGCGGAGCGGGGCGCTCCTCCTCGAACATCCCGAGCAGCGCCGCAAGCCCGTGGCCCTCGATGGGACCGGTCGGGGTGGGGTCGGATGTTGCTGGCTCAGTGGTGGCGGGTTCGACCGCGGTCGGCTCGAACGCTGCGGGCTCGGGCGCTGCGGGCTTGGGCGCTGCGGGTTCGGGCGCTGCAGGCTCGTGGGTGGTGAAGCCCGGCACCGCGGGATCAGGTGTGGTCTGCTCCAGAACCTCGTCGGGACCGGAGAAGCGGTCGCCGACCTCCGGAGGCTGCGGCATGCGCAGCGCGGCCACGAAGCCGCTCGGCTCGAACGGCTGGGTCGGCGGCGTAGCAGCGGGTGGGGCCGGCTCGGTCGGCGCAGCAGCGGGTGGGGCCGGCTCGGTCGGGGCGGCGGGCGGCACCGGCAGCGGGACCTGCGGCACCTGCGGCTCCCGCGGCGCCAGCGCGGCGGGCGACTCCGACAGCACGGCCGACGCCTCCTGCGGCGTCAGCGCGGCGCGAGAATCCCGCACCGGGGCCGGCGACTCCTCCGACGTCGGCTCAGGCGTGGCGCTCGGCTCCGACACCGGGGCAGACGGCTGCTCGGGGATCAAGGAGGGCGCGGCGCTCGGCTCCGACTTCGGGCCCGGCACGGGTAGAGCGACAGTCGGCTCGGCTCCGGGCTCCGGGGCAATCGGAAGAACCGTCGTCGGCTGCGAGGGCGTCGGCTCGACGAAGTTGGAGCGGCGGACGGGAGGAACGTCGTCCTGGCCGTCCGGGGCCTCGGCCTGGCCGAGCACGGAGGGCGCTTCGGGCTCCGGGCTTTCGCGGGACGTCAGGTTCCAGGTGAAGCCGGGCGCGGTCGGGGCGATGGGCGTTGCGTCCGGAAGGGCGGCGGCGCTCTCGTCGGCCGTGGGCTCGGGAGCGTCCGGTTCGCGGAGGAGGTCCTCGAACGCGGACGAGGGCGCGGGAGCGGACGGGACGGGAGCCGACGGGACGGGAGCGGCGGTCTCAACCGGGGCCACGGGCTCAGCCGGCGCCGCGGGCTCGTCAGGAGTCGGATTCGGCGAGGCGAGAGGCCAGACCGGCGCGGAACCAGCGGGCTCGGTCGGGGCAGCACCGGCAGGCGCAGCAGGCTCCACTGGGGGCTCGGGCGAAGCCGGCGCGGCAGCCTCCATCGGCGAAATGGGGGAAGCGGGGAACGCGGGCGCTGGATCCGCGGACGGAGCCGGCTCCTCCGGCTCAGACCCCGCAGCCCGCGAAGCACGCGACTCACGCGCCGCACCCGGCGCCGGCGGACGCGTCAACGGGCGCCCGCCACTGAGCTGCGCGAGGAACCACTCCGAGCTCCCCACCTCCGGCTCCGTCTGCTCCGGCTCGGACGGCTGCTCCGGGTCCGGCTGCTCCCCCGCCGGGGGTTCGCGGTGTTCCGCCACTACGCCAGCCCCAGATCCTCGAGGCCGATGGCGGCGAAGTAGGGGTAGCCGGCCGACTCGATGACCTCGCGCGCGCCCGTGTTGCGGTCGACGACCACCGCGACGCCGGCGATCTCGGCGCCGACCTTCTGCAGGGCCTCGATGGCCTTCAGGGGGGAGCCGCCGGTGGTGGAGGTGTCCTCCAGGACGATCACGCGCTTGCCTTCGAGGTCCGGTCCCTCGACCTGCTTGCCGCGGCCGTGGTCTTTCGGCTCCTTGCGGACGACGAAGGCGTCGTACGCGAGCCCGCGCGCGGCGCCCTGGTGCAGGATCGCGGCGGCGACCGGGTCGGCGCCCATCGTCATCCCGCCGACCGCGACCACGTCCGGCACCTCCGCGATCAGGTCGATCATGACCTGGCCGATCAGGGGCGCGACCCGGTGGTCGAGGCTCACCTTGCGCAGGTCGACGTAGTAGGTGGCCTTCTTTCCGCTGGTCAGGGTGAAGTCCCCGTGGAAGACCGCCTCGGCGGAGATGAAGTCGATGAGCTGCTGTCGTGCGTCCGTCACGTCTGACATTCTACGGTTAACCCGTTCCGGCAAGGAGGTCGGCGGTCCCCGATACGATCGGGGCATGCGCGTCGCCACCTGGAATGTGAACTCCATCCGCACCCGAGTCGCCCGGGTGGTGGACTGGATGGTCCGGGAGGACGTGGACGTCCTGGCCATGCAGGAGATCAAATGCAAGCCGGAGCAGTTCCCGTACGAGGCGTTCGAGGCGGCCGGTTACGAGGTCGTCCTGCACGGCCTCAACCAGTGGAACGGCGTCGCGATCGCCGCCCGGCTGCCGATCGAGGACGTCGAGATCGGCTTCCCCGACATGCCCGGGTTCTTGAAGGACCACGACGGCCCCGACCTCCCGAAGGAGGCCCGCGCGATCGGCGCGACGGTCGACGGGGTGCGGCTGTGGAGCCTGTACGTCCCGAACGGGCGCTCGCTCGACGACCCGCACTACGTCTACAAGCTGGACTGGCTGGCCGCCCTCGCCGCGGACACGCAGCGCTGGCTGACCGAGAACCCCGGCGAGCAGCTCGCGTTGATGGGCGACTGGAACGTCGCGCCGCTCGACTCCGACGTCGGCGACCCGAGCCTGGTCCCCGGCGCCTCCACGCACATCTCGCCGCCGGAGCGCACGGCGTTCGCCGCGTTCGAGAAGGCCGGCCTGACGGACGTCGTGCGGCCGATCGTCCCGGACGGCTACACGTACTGGGACTACAAGCAGCTCCGTTTCCCGCGCAACGAGGGGCTGCGGATCGACTTCATCCTCGGCTCGGCGGCGTTCGCCGACCGGGTGACGAACGCGAGCATCCACCGCAACGAGCGCAAGGGCGACGCCCCGAGCGACCACGTGCCGGTGCTGGTCGACCTGGCGGAGGCCGCGACCGAGGCGGACGACGACGACCGGCCGATGATCTGGTGATCTCGCCGCGCTGATTGCGCCGCGTGCCGCGAGGCGGTATCCCGGACTCATGCGCACTGAGCCGCCGCGCCCCCAGGCCATCGCCCTTCTGGTCGCCTTCGGCGTGCAGTTCGCGCTGGGGATGCTGCTCAACCTGTTCGTGGAGCTCCCGAAGACCCACCCCGGCAGCACCGGAGGCGAATACTTCACGCGGTCGTTCACCAGCCTCGGCTGGGCGCTCAGCGGCGGCGCGGGCCCGGCGCTCCTCGTCCACGCGTGGCTCGCCCTGCTGCTCGCGCTCGGGACGCTCGCGCTGTTCGTCCGCTGCGTGGCCGGACGCGTGCGCGGCTGGCGTTGGCTCACCGGCGTCGCGGCCCTCTTCACGGTGGGGGCGTTCTTCAACGGGATGAGCTTCGTGGACTACGGGGAGGACTTCAGCTCGGCGATCATGGCGGGGTGCTGGCTGATCGCGGTGTCGTTGCTGGTGACGGCGGTGGTGCGGCGGGGGCGGGAGGCCGTGGTCAGCGCGTGAGGTGGGTGGCCGGTGCAAGAAGCCCGGTGGTGAGCGCCGGCACCGAGAAGAGGGTGACCTTCAGGTACGGGCTCGAGTACAAGCACATGTCGGTGGTGGTGCAGCCCGGGCCGATGATGCTGACGCCTCGGCCCTGGATGTTGGGGCGCGTGCCTACGACCGCGCCTGTCTCCGCATCCACGACGGTCACGGTGTCGAAGCCGCCGCTGGGCTGACCCGCTGCGCGGCTCTGCTAGGTTCTCGTCCCAAGGAATGTCATATCTCACGGTGAGCGCTCGCCGGGAGACCGGGAACGAGAGAACGGGCCGTCACCATGAAGCCTGGGGAGCAGCCGCCGGATCGGAGGTTCGCGCGGGTGGTCCTGAACTACGACGACACGCGCCGACGGTTCAGCGAGACCACGGTCCCGCTGCTCTGCACGACCACGGAGTCGCAGTCCTTCCGCACGGCCGTGAGCGGCGCGATCGTCGGCGGCATCGTCCTCAACGCCGTCAGCGGCTCGCGGCACACGGTCGAGCAGCCCGACCAGCACGGCGGGAGCGAGACCGGCGCCAACACGATGATCCACATCCAGCTCACCGGGGAGAGCACGCTGGACCAGGACGGCCGTGCGGCCGTTGTGCGGGCCGGTGACATCACCGCGTACACCGCGGCGCGCCCCTTCCTGCTCGACCACGGCGGGGAGAGCCTCATCGTGCGGATCCCGCACCGCGCGCTGCCGGTCCCCGCGAGCACCGTGGACGACGTGGTCGCGGTGCGGTTCGAGCGGGAGCGTCCTCTTGTCGGCATCGTCCATCCGCTCGCCGTGCAACTCGGCCGCACCGCCCACCGCCTCGAGGGCAGCGCGGGCCGGCGCCTGGTCGAGAGCGCGGTCGGGATGCTCGGCGCCGTCGTGGTGGAGACGCTGCAGGATCGGGAGAGCGACACCCGGGAGTCCCAGCTCGACCAGGTCATCGAGTACATCGAGGTGAACCTCTCCCGGCCCGACCTCTCGGTGGCGGAGATCGCGAGCGCCAACTTCATGTCCGTGCGCAAACTCCACGCGCTCTTCGCGGAGCACGACAGCACCGTCGCCGCCTGGGTGCGGTCGCGGCGCCTGGAGCGCTGCCGGAGCGACCTGGCCGACTCGGAGTTCGGCGCCCTCCGGATCAGCGAGGTCGCTGCGCGCTGGGGGTTCAAGGACGCAGCGCACTTCAGCCGGCTCTTCGCGGGTCGGTACGCCACGTCGCCCCGTGAGTTCCGGGCGTCCGTCGCGGGCGTCGCGGCGCGCGGACGCGTGGCGGGACCGCGCACGGCCCCGCCACTCGTCGCTGTGCCGCTCTAGCGGCTACGTCCAGCTCGACCGGCGCTTCAGCGCCTGCCCGAGCGCTAGGCAGCCGCTCGTCACCAGCAGCACGACGGCGAGCGCCGCCAGCGTCCACGCGTTGGTGAGCGCGTCGCCGGTCGTCGCGAGAGCCCCGGCCGGGGCGGCGTTCGAGCTCGCCGGGGTCACGATCTCCTCGTCGACCGTCCCGGGGTCGAGCGGCGGGACCACGATGTCGGTGTCGTCGTCGGTGCAGACGGCGCCGCTCACCGGGTCGTCCTCGCAGACGCCCTCGGAGGTGATGGACGCGGTGTTCACGATCGACGTGCCCTGTGCGACGTCGGCGCGGATGTTCGCCGAGACGACGACCTCCCGCTGCTCCCCCACGGCCAGCTCGCCGAGGTCCCACACGAGCGTCGAACCGGACGACGCCGCGCTGGGCGCGACCGAGGACTCCACGAAGTCGAGGTGCTCGGGGAGCTGGTCGACCACGATCACGTCCGGTGCGGGGAGGTCCCCGACGTTGGCCGCGACGAGCACGTAGTCGAGGCGCTCGCCCGCGGTCACGACCGTCCGGCCGTCGTCCTTGGCGATCGAGACGGCGGGCAGGGTCAACGGGTCCTGCGGCGGCGGACCGACCGGTGCGGGGTCCTCGGCGAACGGGACCTCGAAGGGGGCCGCGAACAGGTTGGAGAGCACCGTCTTGATCTGGTCGTTCGCCGCGCGGACCCCGCTGCCGAGCGGCGACCCGGCGCCCAGGGAGTGCGTGAACGTCTTGTGGAAGCCGAGCGTCACCGGCT
This genomic stretch from Leifsonia sp. EB41 harbors:
- a CDS encoding metallophosphoesterase, translated to MTDRLRILHLSDTHLYGDGRLQYGLVDTLAALDRVLARAGELEAVDLVVVSGDLSDDGSAASYRLLRGRLEPWAAERGAAVAYAMGNHDLPDAFEDVLGERERVISVRGFRVVTVDTTVARAGYGLVGEERLVRLRTVLAEPSANGTVVVLHHPPVPPTTGLFETLRLVDPAPVLDVCSAGDVRLILAGHYHHALATSAGVRGIPVVVAPAVANTTDVLWPPPRERAERGAGFALVELSGDGTVRSQFVRAPAAGDGETVYDLDADAIARIAADAGWKGEA
- a CDS encoding DUF3052 family protein → MSGGAGYSGTPLWKKLGLKPGMRAQLLHADPGWAVPVEDGPVDVEWLAEGSVEPAGLIVAFYREAADYVAELDALAPRIHPAGMIWAAWPRKAAGHVSDIDENLIRDAALARGLVDVKVAAISTDWSALKLVHRRTNR
- a CDS encoding TrmH family RNA methyltransferase, translating into MSPETPQPSELPSDLPPSAELSTHGVGPWPGEWPDDDRYDPELLRHGDTRNVIDRYRYWRMEAVVADLDQHRHPFHVAIENWQHDMNIGSIVRSANAFAADTVHIIGRRRWNKRGAMVTDRYQHVVHHDDVAAFVAWAREADLPIVAVDNVPGSVLIETYALPRECVLLFGQEGPGLSDAALEAADVVVEISQFGSTRSINASAAAAVAMHAWVLQHVPFA
- a CDS encoding HAD-IIA family hydrolase gives rise to the protein MARRDEIECWLTDMDGVLVHENSALPGASALIQQWRDQGTPFLVLTNNSIYTPRDLAARLRASGLDVPEESIWTSALATADFLKSQKPGGSAYVIGEAGLTTALHEAGFIMTDTNPDYVVVGETRSYSFDAITKAVRLIGAGARFIATNPDATGPSAEGPLPATGAVTAMITKATGGMEPYVVGKPNPMMFRSALNRIGAHSENTAMIGDRMDTDVVAGIEAGLHTILVLTGISDQAEIDRYPFRPDEILSGVKELVEPVPVETDL
- the pyrE gene encoding orotate phosphoribosyltransferase, translated to MTDARQQLIDFISAEAVFHGDFTLTSGKKATYYVDLRKVSLDHRVAPLIGQVMIDLIAEVPDVVAVGGMTMGADPVAAAILHQGAARGLAYDAFVVRKEPKDHGRGKQVEGPDLEGKRVIVLEDTSTTGGSPLKAIEALQKVGAEIAGVAVVVDRNTGAREVIESAGYPYFAAIGLEDLGLA
- a CDS encoding exodeoxyribonuclease III, translated to MRVATWNVNSIRTRVARVVDWMVREDVDVLAMQEIKCKPEQFPYEAFEAAGYEVVLHGLNQWNGVAIAARLPIEDVEIGFPDMPGFLKDHDGPDLPKEARAIGATVDGVRLWSLYVPNGRSLDDPHYVYKLDWLAALAADTQRWLTENPGEQLALMGDWNVAPLDSDVGDPSLVPGASTHISPPERTAFAAFEKAGLTDVVRPIVPDGYTYWDYKQLRFPRNEGLRIDFILGSAAFADRVTNASIHRNERKGDAPSDHVPVLVDLAEAATEADDDDRPMIW
- a CDS encoding helix-turn-helix domain-containing protein, whose product is MKPGEQPPDRRFARVVLNYDDTRRRFSETTVPLLCTTTESQSFRTAVSGAIVGGIVLNAVSGSRHTVEQPDQHGGSETGANTMIHIQLTGESTLDQDGRAAVVRAGDITAYTAARPFLLDHGGESLIVRIPHRALPVPASTVDDVVAVRFERERPLVGIVHPLAVQLGRTAHRLEGSAGRRLVESAVGMLGAVVVETLQDRESDTRESQLDQVIEYIEVNLSRPDLSVAEIASANFMSVRKLHALFAEHDSTVAAWVRSRRLERCRSDLADSEFGALRISEVAARWGFKDAAHFSRLFAGRYATSPREFRASVAGVAARGRVAGPRTAPPLVAVPL